From a single Drosophila sulfurigaster albostrigata strain 15112-1811.04 chromosome 3, ASM2355843v2, whole genome shotgun sequence genomic region:
- the LOC133846022 gene encoding protein vestigial isoform X1 — protein MAVSCPEVMYGAYYPYLYGRAGPSRSFYQYERFNQDLYSSSGVQLAASSSASGSSHSPCSPILPPSVSANAAAAAVAAAHNSAAAAVAAVANQASTSGLQLGAVGVGGVGVGSGPASGLLGSQVPGGSSAASGGLGMSPVLSGAGVGAGHGIHSRTHQTKEEDLIVPRSEAEARLVGSQQHHHNESSCSSGPDSPRHPHSHPHSLHGTAGAPSAGVSSATGAMSKELPLDTSSSSGGGGGGGGGIGVGGASNQGHAQYLSATCVVFTNYSGDTASVVDEHFSRALNYSNKDTKDSSSPMSSRNFPPSFWNSNYVHPIPAPTHPQVSDLYGTATDTGYATDPWVPHAAAAHYGSYAHAAHAHAAHAHAYHHNMAQYGSLLRLPQQYSHGSRLHHDQQTAHALESAAAYSSYPTMAGLEAQVQESSKDLYWF, from the exons TTCAACCAGGATCTGTACTCGTCCTCGGGCGTGCAGCTGGCCGCCTCATCGAGCGCCTCCGGCAGCTCCCACTCCCCCTGCAGCCCCATCCTGCCGCCCTCGGTGAGCGCCaatgctgccgccgccgccgttgcTGCCGCTCACAACTCTGCGgcagctgccgttgccgcGGTTGCGAATCAAGCCTCCACCTCTGGCCTCCAACTGGGCGCTGTTGGCGTTGGCGGTGTTGGCGTCGGCAGTGGCCCGGCCAGCGGATTGCTGGGCAGCCAAGTGCCTGGTGGCAGCAGTGCGGCTAGCGGAGGTCTGGGCATGAGCCCAGTGCTGAGCGGGGCAGGCGTTGGAGCCGGACATGGCATCCACAGTCGGACGCATCAAACCAAAGAAGAGGATCTCATCGTGCCGCGCAGCGAAGCTGAAG cGCGCCTGGTGGGCTCCCAACAGCATCATCACAACGAATCATCCTGCTCCTCCGGTCCGGACTCACCGCGTCATCCGCACTCCCACCCGCATTCGCTACATGGCACAGCTGGTGCGCCCTCAGCGGGCGTCTCCTCAGCCACTGGCGCTATGTCCAAGGAGCTGCCACTggacaccagcagcagcagtggcggTGGAGGCGGAGGTGGCGGTGGCATCGGTGTCGGTGGCGCCAGCAATCAAGGACATGCACAGTATCTATCGGCCACCTGCGTTGTATTCACCAATTATTCGGGAGACACGGCCAGCGTGGTCGACGAGCATTTCTCCCGAGCGTTAAACTACAGCAACAAGGATACAAAAG ATAGCAGCAGCCCGATGTCGAGTCGCAACTTCCCACCATCGTTCTGGAACAGCAATTACGTGCATCCCATACCCGCCCCCACACATCCACAG GTTAGCGACTTGTACGGCACAGCGACGGACACCGGCTACGCCACCGATCCCTGGGTGCCTCACGCAGCGGCAGCTCACTATGGTTCCTACGCACACGCGGCGCATGCGCATGCGGCCCACGCGCATGCCTACCACCACAACATGGCCCAATACGGCAGCCTGCTGCGTCTGCCGCAGCAGTACAGCCACGGTTCCAG ACTCCATCATGACCAGCAGACAGCCCATGCCCTGGAGAGTGCGGCGGCCTACTCGAGTTACCCGACAATGGCAG GACTGGAAGCTCAAGTGCAGGAATCGTCAAAGGATCTGTACTGGTTCTAG
- the LOC133846022 gene encoding protein vestigial isoform X2 has product MNRSRGKERRTGQEQIFRTFNQDLYSSSGVQLAASSSASGSSHSPCSPILPPSVSANAAAAAVAAAHNSAAAAVAAVANQASTSGLQLGAVGVGGVGVGSGPASGLLGSQVPGGSSAASGGLGMSPVLSGAGVGAGHGIHSRTHQTKEEDLIVPRSEAEARLVGSQQHHHNESSCSSGPDSPRHPHSHPHSLHGTAGAPSAGVSSATGAMSKELPLDTSSSSGGGGGGGGGIGVGGASNQGHAQYLSATCVVFTNYSGDTASVVDEHFSRALNYSNKDTKDSSSPMSSRNFPPSFWNSNYVHPIPAPTHPQVSDLYGTATDTGYATDPWVPHAAAAHYGSYAHAAHAHAAHAHAYHHNMAQYGSLLRLPQQYSHGSRLHHDQQTAHALESAAAYSSYPTMAGLEAQVQESSKDLYWF; this is encoded by the exons TTCAACCAGGATCTGTACTCGTCCTCGGGCGTGCAGCTGGCCGCCTCATCGAGCGCCTCCGGCAGCTCCCACTCCCCCTGCAGCCCCATCCTGCCGCCCTCGGTGAGCGCCaatgctgccgccgccgccgttgcTGCCGCTCACAACTCTGCGgcagctgccgttgccgcGGTTGCGAATCAAGCCTCCACCTCTGGCCTCCAACTGGGCGCTGTTGGCGTTGGCGGTGTTGGCGTCGGCAGTGGCCCGGCCAGCGGATTGCTGGGCAGCCAAGTGCCTGGTGGCAGCAGTGCGGCTAGCGGAGGTCTGGGCATGAGCCCAGTGCTGAGCGGGGCAGGCGTTGGAGCCGGACATGGCATCCACAGTCGGACGCATCAAACCAAAGAAGAGGATCTCATCGTGCCGCGCAGCGAAGCTGAAG cGCGCCTGGTGGGCTCCCAACAGCATCATCACAACGAATCATCCTGCTCCTCCGGTCCGGACTCACCGCGTCATCCGCACTCCCACCCGCATTCGCTACATGGCACAGCTGGTGCGCCCTCAGCGGGCGTCTCCTCAGCCACTGGCGCTATGTCCAAGGAGCTGCCACTggacaccagcagcagcagtggcggTGGAGGCGGAGGTGGCGGTGGCATCGGTGTCGGTGGCGCCAGCAATCAAGGACATGCACAGTATCTATCGGCCACCTGCGTTGTATTCACCAATTATTCGGGAGACACGGCCAGCGTGGTCGACGAGCATTTCTCCCGAGCGTTAAACTACAGCAACAAGGATACAAAAG ATAGCAGCAGCCCGATGTCGAGTCGCAACTTCCCACCATCGTTCTGGAACAGCAATTACGTGCATCCCATACCCGCCCCCACACATCCACAG GTTAGCGACTTGTACGGCACAGCGACGGACACCGGCTACGCCACCGATCCCTGGGTGCCTCACGCAGCGGCAGCTCACTATGGTTCCTACGCACACGCGGCGCATGCGCATGCGGCCCACGCGCATGCCTACCACCACAACATGGCCCAATACGGCAGCCTGCTGCGTCTGCCGCAGCAGTACAGCCACGGTTCCAG ACTCCATCATGACCAGCAGACAGCCCATGCCCTGGAGAGTGCGGCGGCCTACTCGAGTTACCCGACAATGGCAG GACTGGAAGCTCAAGTGCAGGAATCGTCAAAGGATCTGTACTGGTTCTAG